CCAATACCCTGATCCAGCCCGCCAAGAGCGGAGCGTTGCACCAGTGATGAAAACAGCGGCGTAAAGAGTGATGCAACAACGAGTGCGACGGCAAAGACGGCGGCGAATGCAGCCATCATCGAAAGTTCGCAGCTATCGCCGATGATATCCCGCAGCACCGGTACTTCCTTGACCAGTGGCTGAACTTGCGGGGCGAAGAGAAAAGCGAGGATCGCAGCCACAATCCAGCCCGCGATGGAAAGCGCCTCTCTCACGAAGCCGCGTGAATAGGCCAGCAGGGCCGAGACGACGATGACCAAGGCGACGACGCCGTCGATAATGGTGAAACCTTCCATGACAGTTCCTTTAACACGGGGCGCGTCTATTCGGCGCCGAAAATTTCACCAACGAAAGCGGTCAGATCACCCATTCGGGTAAGTGTCAGACCACCCAATGCCCCGGTTTTTCCACCAGAGGGCATGATGGCTGAGGTGAAACCAAGTTTTTGCGCTTCTTTCAACCTATTTTCGGTCTGATTCACCGCCCGCAGGGCACCTGAGAGGCTGATTTCGCCAAAAATCACGGCTTCAGACGGCAGGGCGGTGTCTTCTCGTGCGGAAAGCAGTGCCGCCGCCACGGCAAGATCGGCAGCGGGCTCGGTGATTTTCATGCCGCCAGCCACATTGAGATAGACATCAAGCCCGGCAAATGGCACGCCGCAACGCGCCTCCAGAACGGCGAGGATCATCGCGAGACGACCGCCATCCCAGCCGACAACGGTGCGGCGTGGCTGGGAATGGGGTGTGGGGGCGACGAGGGCCTGAAACTCCACCAACACAGGCCGCGTGCCTTCGATGCCTGCGAAGACGGCGGAGCCGGGGCTAGGCTCACCGCGTTCAGAGAGGAAGAGGGCGGATGGGTTCAGCACTTCTGCAAGTCCCCCGCCGGTCATTTCGAACACCCCGATCTCATCAGCCGGGCCAAAGCGATTTTTGACCGCGCGCAGCACGCGAAACTGATGGCCGCGTTCGCCTTCGAAATAAAGCACGGTATCGACCATGTGTTCGACCACGCGCGGCCCGGCGATCTGACCTTCCTTGGTGACATGGCCGACGAGGACAACGGAAACCCCCATACGTTTGGCAAAGTTGGTCAGCTCATGGGCGGCAGAGCGGACCTGAGAGACAGAACCGGGCGCGCTTTCGACGTTATCGGCCCACATTGTTTGAATTGAATCAATGATCGCTAGGGCCGGGCGCTCAGCTTCGAGGGTGGTCAAGATGTTGCGCAGGTTGGTTTCCGTAGCGAGCTTGACCGGCGCAGCCTTCAGACCCAGCCGATCAGCGCGCATACGCACTTGTGCGCTCGATTCTTCGCCGGAAACATATATTGTTTTCAAACCTTTGCGAGAAAAAGCTGCGGCAGCTTGCAACAGGAGCGTGGATTTTCCGATGCCCGGATCACCGCCGACAAGAATGGCGGATGCGGGAACAAGACCACCGCCCAGAACACGATCCAGTTCATCAATGCCGCTGGTCGTGCGCGGCGGCGGTAACTCTTCGGTGTCGAGGGCTGATAATGCCACAGTCCTGCCGCGCGCATTCCCCAGAGTTTTTCTGGCCGGGCCAGAAGAAAGCGGCACCTCTTCGACAATCGTGTTCCATTCACCGCAGGCTTCGCAGCGCCCGGACCATTTGTTTGAGCGCGCACCGCAGGATGAGCAGGTGAAATTAGGAGCTTTTACCATGTGGCCGGTGATGCCTGAGCCGGGCAGTGGCGTCAAATCTCAATTGCGGATGAAGAGAGAATAACAGGTGCGGTTTAACGCAGGCAAAGTGGAGCGAACGGTGGAATCTTGAAAAAAACAGGCGGGGTGGCAAAAAAATTACTCCGCGGCGCGGGGCAGGCCGATCACCTTGCGCGAACCGGGGAATTGTTCGGGGCCGATTTCCGGCAGAATAACGAATAGTTCATCGCGCAGCCGTTCAAGTTGTGCGGCGGAGACGCTTTCTTCCATTTCAACCTCTTGCAGCCAGCGTTTAAGCTCCTGATGGATGGCTTTTGCGTGTTCGAGACGGGTATTGAAACGCTCGACCTCTTGCTGGCGCTGACGCAGAAAGCCACGCGCGCGGCTGACGTTTTCATCGGAATAGGTTGCTGCCAGATCGCGCGAGACAAAGCTCATCTGAGCCGCCATTTCCATGATTTCCGGCTCCATGGCCGAAAGATCGGGGTGGTCGCGCAGATAGGCGAGCCGTTCGCGCATGGTGTCAAACTCGGCCGAGAGTTGAAACGTATTGCGCCGGTCGGCGGCATGGGCGTGGTGGTAGGCGCGCGCAACATCTTCAATTCCAAGCGAAAATGAGCGATGCGAGTTTTCCAGAGCCATTATCCGGCGGCTGGAGGGCAGAAAGAAAACCAATAGCACCGCAAGGGCCGTAAGGCCGATCTGGGCATACATTCCGGCGCCTTCAATGGCTTGGCCGCCGACGCCTACGGAGAGCGTTAGCCACGGCCAGTAGCCGCTGGCGGAAAGCGCCGTTGCGATCAGCATCGCCAAGGCGAATACGATGAACGCAGCGTATGCCAGCCGGTGAAGCAGGTATTGTGCCAAATCAATGGCGGCGCGAAAATTGGTCACGATGACATCCCCCAAGGAAGTCAAAACATTTGAATACATAAGCAAGTTTATGCCGATCATGCGATGAAAGGCTAGTGAAAACGCATGAGGGCCGAGGGGGCGAGCGCAGGAATATCCCGTATTTCCGGGTGATTGTTTCCCGAAGTTAAACGCTGTCCGGGCCAGAGCGATAACGCGTCTCAGCACGCTCGGTGAGGAGGCCGAGAGTGATGGAGGTGAGGATACAGGCGGTGAAGAGATAAAGCCCCCAAGCGGTTTCGATATGGCCAATGCCGATGCCTTTGGACACGGTGATGTAAAGGGCGATGAGAAAGATGTCGGCCATGGCAAGTTTGCCGAGGATATGAAGCGCGGGCAACACGCGTGGTGAGAGCAGATCGAAGTGCAAAAGCCCCAAACCGATGGTTTTCATATAGGGCGCGAACAACGCGAAGAAAGTGACCATAAGCGCCAGAAAAACATCGGTTTTCCATAGAGTTTGCAGGCCGGAGACCACAGATATCTGGTTGAGCGAGAAGAGCGGCAACCCAAGGCCCGCGCGCATCAGCGGGGCAAACCAGGAAATCGGAAAGAGCACGAGCAGGCAGAGGTTGGCAAGGCGAAGCATGAGGGATCCTCAATGGCGGTCAGGAACGGGACGTAAGCCAATTGCGGCGCTGTTTCAACGCAGAGGTTAACGATGATACCGGGCGAAAATGCGCTGTCTGCACCCCGGCTGGCACCCTGGCTGCGATGCGTCTGGCGGATGCGCGCGACTCAGCACTTGCGCCGGGTGTTAAGGGAGCGTGCGCAGGTTTGGTATTGTTTCCACTTTAGTGACAAAAACCGCCCGAAAATATTTATGATTCGCACTCAGCGCACCGCCTCGATCGGGCCATCGGCGCGGCCATGGATGAATTGGTCGAGATACGGATCGCCGCTATCGTCCATCTTGCCGACCGGGCCGGTCCATTTGATCACGCCGTCATGCAGCATGGCGACATTGTCGGCAATCGCGCGCACGGAAGACATGTCATGGGTGATGGTCATCGCGGTGGCGCCCATTTCGGTGACAATCTCGCGGATCAGTTCGTTGATCACGCCAGCCATGATCGGGTCGAGCCCGGTGGTGGGTTCGTCAAAGAAGATGATTTCCGGCTCGGCGGCGATGGCGCGGGCAAGGCCGACACGCTTTTGCATCCCGCCAGAGAGCTCTGCCGGGAACAGATCGGCGGTTTCGGGTTTGAGGCCGACGCGGCGCAACTTGTCGATGGCAATCTCGCGAGCTTCTTCCCTTGGGCGTTTGAGAGAGCCGCGCAGCAGGCGGAAGGCGACATTTTGCCAGACCGGCAGCGAATCAAACAACGCGCCGCCCTGAAACAACATGCCGAAGCGGGCAAGGAAAGCATCGCGGTCTGTTTGCTGATCGCCCGGTTTTTCGACGGTGATGGTGCCGCTGTCGGGGTGGATTAACCCGAGCACGCATTTCAGCAGCACCGATTTGCCGGTGCCGGAGCCGCCGATGATCACCATGGACGAGCCTTTGGCGATGCTGAGATCAACGCCTTGCAAGACGCGCTTTGGGCCGAAGGCTTTATGGACATCGGTGAGGGTGATCATCGGGTGGGGTGCCTTGTCGAAGTCAAGCGTTGCGTTCGCGCGGGATCAAGGTCGCAGGCCGCCGCGCATCGCCGCCGCGTGCGTCGGCAATGCGCAGCTTGTGCAACGCCGGGTTTATGATTGCTTGCCTGTGTCATGCGGAAAAGAACAATTCGGTGAGCAGGTAGTTGGAGGCAAGGATCATCACGCTTGCCGCGACTACGGCGGTTTTGGTGGCGCGGCCAACACCCTGAGCGCCACGGCCGGAATTCATCCCGTAAAAGCACCCCATGCTGGCCACGATGAAGCCGAACACGGCGCCTTTGATCATGCCGGAGATGACATCCCACGGCTGAAGAAAATCGGCCGTATTCTTGAGATAGGCGGCGGCGTTGAAATCAAGCCGGGTAATGCCGACGAGATAACCGCCCATTATGCCGATGGAATCGCCCGCGCCGACCAGAAGTGGCACCGCCAGCGTTGCAGCAAGCACGCGTGGCAAGGTGAGGTATTTCATCGGGTTGGTGGAAAGCGTGACCAGCGCATCAATCTGTTCGGTGACTTTCATGGTGCCGATCTCGGCGGCGATGGAGGAGGCGACGCGCGCCGCGACCATCAACCCGCCCAGCACCGGGCCAAGCTCGCGCGCCATGCCGATGGCGACGATCGAGGGCACCACCGCTTCGGCGCTGAACCGCGCGCCGCCGGCATAGATTTGCAGCGCGAGGGCACCACCGGTGAAAAGGGCGGTGAGGCCGACGACAGGCAGTGAAAGCCAGCCAATTTGCAGCAGCGCGTTCAGAAATTCGCGGCCATAAAAGGGCGGGCGAAAAAGATGGCTGACGGTTTCACTGGCAAAGAGCGTGACGCGGCCAATCACCGCCAGCAGGGCGAGCACGGTGCGCCCCAGCGAGGCGAGAGGTGCGCTCAGGCTCATCCGCCGATGTAGCGCCGCGTGTAACGGGCACCCAGCGAGGTGAGGATTTCATAACCGATGGTGCCTGCGGCATCGGCCAGCGTATCGACCGGCTGCTCGGGGCCGATGATGTCGAGTGTTGCCGGTTGCTCCGTCAGATGTGTGACATCAACGGTGATAAGATCCATCGAGACGCGGCCCAATATCGGGCAGGGGGTTTCGCCATAATAAAGCGTGCCAACCGACGACAGCACCCGCGGCAAGCCATCTGCATACCCTGCCGAGACGGTGGCCACCCGCGTCGGGGCAGAGGCAGTGAAGGTATTCGAGTAGCCCACGGTTTCGCCCGGTTCTAACTTGCGCGTCTGGATCACCGGCAATGACAATTGGATTACGGGTGAGGCCAGATCGAACGGATGGCCGCCATAAAGCCCGATGCCGGGGCGGGCTATATCGAAATGATAATCCTTGCCCAGCAGAAGGCCACCGGTGGCGGAGAGCGAGCGGGGGACGTTGATCCCATCCGTCAGGTCGTGGAACTGGCGCAACTGGGCGCGGTTCATCTCGTGGCTGGGTTCATCGGCGCAGGCAAGATGCGACATCACCATGTTGGGTTTTTGTCCAAGGATGATTTCGGCCAGCCCGGCCCATTCACCGGCTTCCATGCCAAGCCGGTTCATGCCGGTATCAAGCTGAACGCCAAACGGGGTGTTGGGCAGCGCTTCAATATGGCGGAGCAGCTGTTCGGCGGAATTGATGATCGGGGTAAGGGAAAGATCGCCAATCATATCGGCATCCCCCGGCATGTGGCCGGACATGACGTTGATTTCCGGCCCCGGCCCGAGAGCATCCCGCAGGGCAGCCCCCTCTTCAGCCAGCGCGACAAAGAAACGCCGCGCACCAGCGTGGGCCAGTGCGCGCGCCACGCGCGCAGCGCCCAGCCCGTAACCGTCGGCTTTCACGACGGCGCCGGTTTCTGCGTTGGAGAGTGCATCGAGACTGCGCCAGTTGGTTACCAGTGCGTCAAGGTCGATGGAGAGGATTGCTGTGGCCATGCGGGGTTCTTGCCATGGATATGGGCGGGGTCAAGGGGAAAGCGCGGGCGGCCCCCGTTCAGAACTCCTGTTCGCCGGATTGCTGCCACGGTTTGACGAGATTGCCGAAGCGGGTGAACTCGGCCTCGAAGGAAAGCTCGATGGTGCCGATCGGGCCGTGGCGCTGCTTGCCGATGATCACTTCGGCCTTGCCATGCAGGCGCGACATACGCTCTTGCCATTCGGCCATTTCATCGAGCCGTTCATCGGAGGGTTTTTCGCGCTCGGCATAATATTCCTCGCGGAAAACGAACATCACCACGTCGGCGTCCTGCTCGATAGAGCCGGATTCGCGCAGATCGGAAAGCTGCGGGCGTTTGTCATCGCGGCTTTCGACTTGGCGGGAAAGCTGTGAAAGCGCGATGACGGGGATATTGAGTTCCTTGGCGATGGCTTTCAATCCCATGGAAATCTCGCCAATCTCTTGCACCCGGTTGTCGGACATGCCGCGCACCAGTTGCAGGTAATCGACGATCAACAGGTCAAGTCCGTGGGTGCGCTTGAGCCTGCGGGCGCGCGCCGCAAGCTGGGCAATCGGGATGGCGGCGGTATCGTCGATATAGAGCGGGCAGGATTCAAGCTCTTTGGCGGCCTCGACGAAGCGGCGGAACTCGGTCTCGTCCATGTCGCCCTGACGAATCTTGTGGCTGGAGATTTCCGAGGCTTCGGCGAGGATACGCCCGGCGAGCTGTTCGGCGCTCATCTCGAGCGAGAAGAACCCCACGACGCCCCCTTCGACCGCGCCTTCGGAGCCATCGGGCTTTTGCCCACGGCGGTAGGATTTGGCGACGTTGAAGGCAATGTTGGTGGCCAGCGATGTTTTGCCCATGGAGGGGCGCCCGGCAAGGATCAGCAGGTCCGATTTATGCAAACCGCCAAGTTTGTGATCGAGATCGGCCAGATCGGTGGCGATACCGGCCAGCCCGCCTTCGCGCTGATAGGCGGCATTGGCGACGTTGACCGCATCGGTGACAGCCTTGAGGAAGCTTTGAAAGCCGGATTCGCTTTGGCCTTGTTCGGCCAGTTGATAAAGCGCCTGTTCCGCCTCGACGATCTGTTCCTTGGGTTCGGACGCGACATCGACCTTGGAGGCCTTGGTGGAGATGTCGCGGCCAAGTTGGATGAGATCGCGCCGGATCGCCAGATCATAGATCATCTGCGCATAATCACGCACCGCGAAGGCCGAAATCGCGGCCCCG
This is a stretch of genomic DNA from Aquicoccus sp. G2-2. It encodes these proteins:
- a CDS encoding DNA repair protein — encoded protein: MTNFRAAIDLAQYLLHRLAYAAFIVFALAMLIATALSASGYWPWLTLSVGVGGQAIEGAGMYAQIGLTALAVLLVFFLPSSRRIMALENSHRSFSLGIEDVARAYHHAHAADRRNTFQLSAEFDTMRERLAYLRDHPDLSAMEPEIMEMAAQMSFVSRDLAATYSDENVSRARGFLRQRQQEVERFNTRLEHAKAIHQELKRWLQEVEMEESVSAAQLERLRDELFVILPEIGPEQFPGSRKVIGLPRAAE
- a CDS encoding replicative DNA helicase, yielding MNEIAAFNPTGAEIEAPETMPHSIEAEQQLLGALLTNNDIYDRVASIIGPQHFYDPVHSRIFETAAARIAKNNLASPVTLKAFFEDDDGLKELGGPAYLARLAGAAISAFAVRDYAQMIYDLAIRRDLIQLGRDISTKASKVDVASEPKEQIVEAEQALYQLAEQGQSESGFQSFLKAVTDAVNVANAAYQREGGLAGIATDLADLDHKLGGLHKSDLLILAGRPSMGKTSLATNIAFNVAKSYRRGQKPDGSEGAVEGGVVGFFSLEMSAEQLAGRILAEASEISSHKIRQGDMDETEFRRFVEAAKELESCPLYIDDTAAIPIAQLAARARRLKRTHGLDLLIVDYLQLVRGMSDNRVQEIGEISMGLKAIAKELNIPVIALSQLSRQVESRDDKRPQLSDLRESGSIEQDADVVMFVFREEYYAEREKPSDERLDEMAEWQERMSRLHGKAEVIIGKQRHGPIGTIELSFEAEFTRFGNLVKPWQQSGEQEF
- a CDS encoding ATP-binding cassette domain-containing protein, yielding MITLTDVHKAFGPKRVLQGVDLSIAKGSSMVIIGGSGTGKSVLLKCVLGLIHPDSGTITVEKPGDQQTDRDAFLARFGMLFQGGALFDSLPVWQNVAFRLLRGSLKRPREEAREIAIDKLRRVGLKPETADLFPAELSGGMQKRVGLARAIAAEPEIIFFDEPTTGLDPIMAGVINELIREIVTEMGATAMTITHDMSSVRAIADNVAMLHDGVIKWTGPVGKMDDSGDPYLDQFIHGRADGPIEAVR
- the alr gene encoding alanine racemase, which gives rise to MATAILSIDLDALVTNWRSLDALSNAETGAVVKADGYGLGAARVARALAHAGARRFFVALAEEGAALRDALGPGPEINVMSGHMPGDADMIGDLSLTPIINSAEQLLRHIEALPNTPFGVQLDTGMNRLGMEAGEWAGLAEIILGQKPNMVMSHLACADEPSHEMNRAQLRQFHDLTDGINVPRSLSATGGLLLGKDYHFDIARPGIGLYGGHPFDLASPVIQLSLPVIQTRKLEPGETVGYSNTFTASAPTRVATVSAGYADGLPRVLSSVGTLYYGETPCPILGRVSMDLITVDVTHLTEQPATLDIIGPEQPVDTLADAAGTIGYEILTSLGARYTRRYIGG
- the radA gene encoding DNA repair protein RadA, translated to MVKAPNFTCSSCGARSNKWSGRCEACGEWNTIVEEVPLSSGPARKTLGNARGRTVALSALDTEELPPPRTTSGIDELDRVLGGGLVPASAILVGGDPGIGKSTLLLQAAAAFSRKGLKTIYVSGEESSAQVRMRADRLGLKAAPVKLATETNLRNILTTLEAERPALAIIDSIQTMWADNVESAPGSVSQVRSAAHELTNFAKRMGVSVVLVGHVTKEGQIAGPRVVEHMVDTVLYFEGERGHQFRVLRAVKNRFGPADEIGVFEMTGGGLAEVLNPSALFLSERGEPSPGSAVFAGIEGTRPVLVEFQALVAPTPHSQPRRTVVGWDGGRLAMILAVLEARCGVPFAGLDVYLNVAGGMKITEPAADLAVAAALLSAREDTALPSEAVIFGEISLSGALRAVNQTENRLKEAQKLGFTSAIMPSGGKTGALGGLTLTRMGDLTAFVGEIFGAE
- a CDS encoding ABC transporter permease, with product MSLSAPLASLGRTVLALLAVIGRVTLFASETVSHLFRPPFYGREFLNALLQIGWLSLPVVGLTALFTGGALALQIYAGGARFSAEAVVPSIVAIGMARELGPVLGGLMVAARVASSIAAEIGTMKVTEQIDALVTLSTNPMKYLTLPRVLAATLAVPLLVGAGDSIGIMGGYLVGITRLDFNAAAYLKNTADFLQPWDVISGMIKGAVFGFIVASMGCFYGMNSGRGAQGVGRATKTAVVAASVMILASNYLLTELFFSA
- a CDS encoding CvpA family protein, producing MEGFTIIDGVVALVIVVSALLAYSRGFVREALSIAGWIVAAILAFLFAPQVQPLVKEVPVLRDIIGDSCELSMMAAFAAVFAVALVVASLFTPLFSSLVQRSALGGLDQGIGFLFGVLRGILLVAIAFFVYETVITSQDIKMIDDSRSHRVFSQLTDKIEQNDPQAALGWMTRQYEELVAVCSQ
- a CDS encoding paraquat-inducible protein A, which gives rise to MLRLANLCLLVLFPISWFAPLMRAGLGLPLFSLNQISVVSGLQTLWKTDVFLALMVTFFALFAPYMKTIGLGLLHFDLLSPRVLPALHILGKLAMADIFLIALYITVSKGIGIGHIETAWGLYLFTACILTSITLGLLTERAETRYRSGPDSV